The following are from one region of the Oryzias melastigma strain HK-1 linkage group LG22, ASM292280v2, whole genome shotgun sequence genome:
- the nkx2.1 gene encoding homeobox protein Nkx-2.1 — protein sequence MSMSPKQTTPFSVSDILSPLEESYKKVSMENNNLGAPLPSYRQPQVSQAAMQQHHMGHNGSVSAAYHMTAAGVSQLSHSAMGGYCNGNLGNMGELPSYQDGMRGSAAATGWYGANPDPRFSTISRFMGSSSGMNMGSMGSLGSLADVGKGMSSLSSTPRRKRRVLFSQAQVYELERRFKQQKYLSAPEREHLASMIHLTPTQVKIWFQNHRYKMKRQAKDKASQQHLQQDGGACQQQQQQQQSPRRVAVPVLVKDGKPCQASGHTPTSSAQTHHQQGANVMIMSSNAHQSQQVGSTGHSPDLASSSPPMQGGVGGLSHLNSPGAEYGSALQCSALLYGRTW from the exons ATGTCGATGAGCCCCAAGCAGACGACTCCTTTTTCTGTGTCCGATATCCTGAGTCCCCTCGAGGAGAGCTATAAGAAAGTGAGTATGGAGAACAACAACCTGGGGGCGCCGCTGCCCTCCTACCGGCAGCCGCAGGTGTCTCAGGCCGCCATGCAGCAGCACCACATGGGCCACAACGGCTCGGTGTCGGCGGCGTACCACATGACGGCGGCGGGGGTGTCGCAGCTGTCTCACTCCGCCATGGGGGGGTACTGCAACGGCAACCTGGGCAACATGGGGGAGCTGCCCTCCTACCAGGACGGCATGAGGGGCAGCGCCGCGGCCACCGGCTGGTACGGCGCCAACCCGGACCCGCGCTTCTCCACCA tCTCCCGCTTCATGGGCTCGTCGTCCGGCATGAACATGGGCAGCATGGGCAGCCTCGGCTCCCTGGCGGACGTGGGGAAGGGCATGAGCTCCCTGTCCAGCACGCCCAGGCGGAAGCGGCGCGTGCTCTTCTCCCAGGCGCAGGTGTACGAGCTGGAGCGGCGCTTCAAGCAGCAGAAGTACCTGTCCGCGCCGGAGAGGGAGCACCTGGCCAGCATGATCCACCTGACGCCGACGCAGGTGAAGATCTGGTTCCAGAACCACCGCTACAAGATGAAGCGGCAGGCGAAGGACAAGGCGTCGCAGCAGCACCTGCAGCAGGACGGCGGCGCgtgccagcagcagcagcagcagcagcagtcccCGCGCAGGGTGGCCGTGCCCGTGCTGGTGAAGGACGGGAAGCCGTGCCAGGCCAGCGGCCACACGCCCACGTCCTCCGCGCAGACGCACCACCAGCAGGGCGCCAACGTCATGATCATGTCCAGCAACGCGCACCAGAGCCAGCAGGTGGGCAGCACGGGTCACTCCCCGGACTTGGCCTCGTCCAGTCCGCCCATGCAGGGCGGGGTGGGCGGCCTGTCCCACCTCAACTCCCCCGGCGCGGAGTACGGCTCGGCCCTGCAGTGCTCCGCGCTGCTGTACGGCCGGACGTGGTGA